The Anaerotignum propionicum DSM 1682 sequence AAAACAACGACTTCTAATTATTCTCATGATTTTGTAAAACAAAGTGCAAATGTAACTGGCTATAACATTGCTGGTAATAATTATTACAAACTAAGAGATCTTGGGGAAATAATGGGATTTGACATTGAATGGAATAGCGGAACAAAAACAATAAGCATAAATCTTAACTAAAGTTATAGTACTTGATACTTTAGTAGAAGTGAAGGGAAATTACAAAAAACAAAAATGGAGAAGTTATTATAGAAAAGGTGAGGCAGAATGAAAAATCATAAAAATATAAAAATATCCTTAATGTGCATTTTAGTTTCAGTGACAATGCTAGGCAATGTGGTTCCGGCCATGGCAGAAAGCGGTGTGCCTTGTATAGATGCCGAATATAAAGACATTAATGTCATTTACGGAGGATGTAGTGTTGATTTGAGAGGTGCGAGGCCGGCCGTTATAGATGGAACTGTGTATTTACCCCTTAGAGCCATATCGAATACGATGGGAATAGAAGTCACATGGGATAAGAAGACGAATTATGTATATTTGGGAGACGTTCCTGTCTACGTAAAGATTGAAGATGATACTAAAGAAAACTCCGTTGAATATAGTGATGACGGTTTGTTTTTAGAGCCTTCTAATACAATTGCGTTTATTTATGATAATATATTGAGCACCAAAAATATGGTGGTTAGAAAACCTAATATAGACTACATAACTTTCCAGTATTTTAATACACCAAAGGAACATGAAAATTTTATGAATATTGTAAAAGTCATGGAAAAGCAGGATGAAACAAAGAGGATGGATAGTATTTATAAACTGGCTGGACTTTATAAAGATATGGTCAAAAAAGTACCAA is a genomic window containing:
- a CDS encoding stalk domain-containing protein, translated to MKNHKNIKISLMCILVSVTMLGNVVPAMAESGVPCIDAEYKDINVIYGGCSVDLRGARPAVIDGTVYLPLRAISNTMGIEVTWDKKTNYVYLGDVPVYVKIEDDTKENSVEYSDDGLFLEPSNTIAFIYDNILSTKNMVVRKPNIDYITFQYFNTPKEHENFMNIVKVMEKQDETKRMDSIYKLAGLYKDMVKKVPNDKANLLIGVNQFVYYMSEIIYQISLLSNENQYKIAVKISEVIHQAGIHALAVENHQINGQVIYFARFYNLRYLDKTERFLKMSVFHHLFNGQQQKYRGKTLDEYIAICKQEQAEGDARVKAGHQKWLEEQKQKK